Proteins encoded by one window of Candidatus Margulisiibacteriota bacterium:
- a CDS encoding nitronate monooxygenase: MKLKELKIGKFKARIPIVQGGMSVKNSLAPLAAAVSNAGGIGVIGASAIARDELIQEVRGCRKMTAGIVAVNIMYAIREFAETVKTCIDEGVDLIFQGAGFSREIYKMVENTNTEVVSIVSSVKAGLLAERLGAAAVVVEGTEAGGHLGTDRSIDEIFPEVRAAVQSIPVLAAGGITDGYDVAKYLKLGADGVQIASRFVCSDECSAPLAYKQMYLNCRKEDIVTMYSPVGYPGRAIRNALINKIEDGTVEFAGCQNQCLKHCSYKYCISNRLLQAMAGDVEGGLVFSGANAWKIKEILPAAKIIENMVREAESIPE; the protein is encoded by the coding sequence ATGAAATTAAAAGAACTTAAAATTGGAAAATTCAAAGCCAGAATTCCCATCGTGCAGGGCGGCATGTCCGTCAAGAATTCTCTGGCGCCTTTGGCGGCGGCGGTTTCTAATGCGGGCGGCATCGGCGTGATCGGCGCCTCGGCGATAGCGCGGGACGAGCTGATCCAGGAAGTGCGCGGCTGCCGCAAAATGACGGCCGGCATTGTGGCGGTCAACATCATGTACGCTATCCGCGAGTTCGCTGAAACGGTCAAGACCTGCATCGACGAAGGCGTGGATCTGATCTTTCAGGGCGCTGGCTTTTCCCGTGAGATTTACAAAATGGTTGAAAACACAAATACGGAAGTTGTTTCGATCGTTTCGTCGGTGAAAGCTGGCTTGCTGGCCGAACGGCTGGGCGCGGCGGCGGTGGTCGTCGAGGGCACGGAAGCCGGCGGACATCTGGGCACCGACCGCTCTATCGATGAGATTTTTCCCGAAGTGCGCGCGGCCGTGCAGTCTATACCGGTGTTGGCCGCCGGCGGCATTACCGATGGTTACGATGTTGCCAAATATCTCAAACTGGGCGCGGACGGCGTGCAGATCGCCAGCCGGTTCGTCTGCTCTGACGAGTGTTCCGCGCCGCTGGCGTATAAACAAATGTATTTGAACTGCCGCAAAGAAGATATTGTCACGATGTACAGTCCGGTCGGCTATCCGGGACGCGCGATACGCAACGCGCTGATCAATAAAATTGAGGACGGCACTGTGGAATTTGCGGGCTGTCAAAATCAGTGTTTGAAACATTGCTCTTACAAATACTGCATTTCCAACCGCTTGCTCCAAGCGATGGCTGGTGATGTGGAAGGCGGGCTGGTTTTCTCCGGCGCCAACGCCTGGAAAATCAAGGAAATTCTGCCGGCCGCTAAAATTATTGAAAATATGGTGCGTGAAGCGGAAAGTATTCCAGAATAG
- the acpP gene encoding acyl carrier protein, with product MATEQEIFEKVQKVVADQLGRSPSEVTKEASFIDDLGADSLDTVELVMALEEEFDTEIPDEDAEKLKTVGNAVAYIMQHSGK from the coding sequence ATGGCGACAGAGCAAGAAATATTTGAAAAAGTGCAAAAAGTAGTTGCCGACCAATTGGGCCGCAGCCCTAGCGAGGTGACGAAAGAAGCTTCTTTTATTGACGATCTGGGCGCGGATTCTCTGGATACGGTGGAGCTGGTCATGGCGCTGGAAGAAGAATTTGACACGGAAATTCCGGACGAGGATGCGGAAAAGCTAAAAACAGTGGGCAATGCCGTAGCTTACATTATGCAACATTCCGGCAAGTAG
- a CDS encoding tRNA (cytidine(34)-2'-O)-methyltransferase: MHIVLVEPEIPPNTGNISRLCAGVNATLHLVKPLGFDISDREVRRAGLDYWDKVKIVVWDNLADFLKHNKDKRLFFFSTKAKQLYTDLRYQPDNYLVFGKETKGLPEDLLRQNPERAATIPMDRQNIRSINLSNAVAIVLYEALRQQNFPI, from the coding sequence GTGCATATTGTCCTCGTCGAGCCGGAAATCCCGCCCAATACCGGCAATATTTCCCGTCTCTGCGCCGGCGTGAACGCGACTCTGCATCTGGTCAAGCCGCTGGGTTTTGACATCTCTGACCGCGAAGTGCGCCGCGCCGGACTGGATTATTGGGACAAAGTAAAAATTGTTGTTTGGGACAATCTGGCAGATTTTTTAAAGCACAATAAAGACAAGCGGCTTTTCTTTTTCTCGACCAAAGCCAAACAGCTTTACACTGACCTGCGCTATCAGCCGGACAATTATCTGGTCTTTGGTAAAGAGACCAAAGGTCTGCCGGAAGATTTGCTCCGGCAAAATCCTGAGCGCGCCGCAACGATACCGATGGATCGGCAAAATATCCGTTCTATAAATTTATCCAACGCTGTGGCGATCGTGCTGTACGAAGCGCTACGGCAGCAAAATTTTCCAATTTGA
- the fabF gene encoding beta-ketoacyl-ACP synthase II, with translation MTKRVVITGVGTVNALGNSAAEFWPRLLVGETGIAKITSFDVSAFKAQIAAVVNNFNIENWGVDKKESKRMSRFIQFAVAAALEAARDSGFDIKSDPEEVGVIVGSGIGGLEIIEEAQRTLSDKGPAKISPFVVPMMIADSASGAVSIQTGAKGVNISVVTACASGTHSVGEAFEWIKRGQARAVLAGGTEACITPVCLGGFCAARALCFDSNDAPQKASRPFDASRSGFVMGEGAGVLFLEEMESALSRKAKIYAEIVGYGATGDAYHITSPAPGGEGGTRAIRMALREAGLKPEDIDYINAHGTSTELNDKCETQAIVSVFGADTKINISSTKGALGHCLGAAGGLEAVILAKTVETGQIPPTLNYQTPDASFPRLNFTPNRSVQRTVRAAMSNSFGFGGHNAIIVFKKFQE, from the coding sequence ATGACTAAACGAGTGGTAATTACCGGCGTGGGGACTGTCAACGCTCTAGGGAATAGCGCGGCGGAATTTTGGCCGCGTCTGCTGGTCGGCGAAACCGGTATTGCCAAAATTACCTCTTTTGATGTGTCGGCTTTTAAAGCGCAGATCGCCGCCGTGGTCAATAATTTTAATATTGAAAACTGGGGCGTGGATAAAAAAGAAAGTAAACGCATGTCGCGTTTTATTCAGTTTGCGGTGGCCGCCGCGCTGGAAGCGGCGCGGGACAGCGGTTTTGACATCAAGAGCGATCCGGAAGAAGTCGGCGTAATTGTCGGCAGCGGCATCGGCGGCCTGGAAATCATCGAAGAAGCGCAAAGGACTCTCAGTGATAAAGGCCCCGCGAAAATTTCACCTTTTGTAGTGCCGATGATGATCGCGGATTCTGCTTCCGGAGCTGTATCGATCCAGACCGGCGCCAAAGGCGTGAATATTTCGGTGGTTACCGCCTGCGCCAGCGGCACGCACTCTGTCGGCGAGGCTTTCGAGTGGATCAAACGCGGGCAGGCCAGGGCGGTGCTGGCGGGAGGCACGGAAGCCTGCATTACGCCGGTGTGTCTGGGCGGTTTTTGCGCGGCGCGCGCGCTGTGTTTTGACTCCAATGACGCTCCGCAAAAAGCCAGCCGTCCTTTTGACGCCAGCCGCTCCGGTTTTGTCATGGGTGAGGGCGCGGGCGTTTTATTCCTCGAGGAAATGGAAAGCGCTTTGAGCCGCAAGGCCAAAATTTACGCCGAGATAGTCGGCTACGGCGCCACCGGAGACGCTTATCATATCACTTCCCCCGCGCCCGGCGGCGAGGGCGGCACGCGCGCGATCAGGATGGCGCTGCGGGAAGCCGGACTAAAACCGGAAGACATTGATTATATTAACGCGCACGGCACGTCGACTGAATTAAATGACAAATGTGAAACGCAGGCTATAGTCAGTGTTTTCGGCGCGGATACTAAAATAAATATTTCTTCGACCAAAGGCGCGCTGGGACATTGTTTGGGCGCGGCTGGTGGTTTGGAAGCCGTCATTCTGGCCAAAACCGTGGAGACCGGTCAAATACCGCCGACGCTGAATTATCAAACGCCGGATGCCAGTTTTCCGCGGCTTAATTTCACGCCGAATAGATCCGTGCAGCGCACGGTTCGCGCCGCCATGTCCAATTCTTTCGGCTTCGGCGGCCACAACGCGATAATTGTTTTTAAGAAGTTTCAAGAATAA